The Sylvia atricapilla isolate bSylAtr1 chromosome 5, bSylAtr1.pri, whole genome shotgun sequence genome includes a window with the following:
- the RAP1B gene encoding ras-related protein Rap-1b isoform X2 yields the protein MREYKLVVLGSGGVGKSALQVEVDAQQCMLEILDTAGTEQFTAMRDLYMKNGQGFALVYSITAQSTFNDLQDLREQILRVKDTDDVPMILVGNKCDLEDERVVGKEQGQNLARQWNNCAFLESSAKSKINVNEIFYDLVRQINRKTPVPGKARKKSSCQLL from the exons ATGCGTGAATACAAGCTAGTGGTTCTTGGTTCTGGAGGTGTTGGAAAGTCTGCTCTG CAAGTCGAAGTAGATGCACAACAGTGTATGCTTGAAATCTTAGATACTGCAGGAACG gaaCAGTTTACAGCAATGAGAGATCTGTACATGAAAAATGGACAAGGTTTTGCATTAGTATATTCCATCACAGCTCAGTCCACATTTAATGATTTACAGGATCTAAGAGAACAGATTCTTCGAGTCAAAGACACTGATGAT GTGCCTATGATTCTGGTTGGCAATAAGTGTGACTTGGAAGATGAAAGAGTTGTGGGAAAGGAACAAGGTCAGAACCTAGCAAGGCAATGGAATAACTGTGCATTCTTAGAGTCTTCTGCAAAATCAAAGATAAATGTTAACGAG ATCTTTTATGACCTTGTGCGACAAATTAACAGAAAAACTCCAGTGCCTGGAAAAGCACGCAAAAAGTCATCATGTCAGCTACTTTAA
- the RAP1B gene encoding ras-related protein Rap-1b isoform X1, which yields MREYKLVVLGSGGVGKSALTVQFVQGIFVEKYDPTIEDSYRKQVEVDAQQCMLEILDTAGTEQFTAMRDLYMKNGQGFALVYSITAQSTFNDLQDLREQILRVKDTDDVPMILVGNKCDLEDERVVGKEQGQNLARQWNNCAFLESSAKSKINVNEIFYDLVRQINRKTPVPGKARKKSSCQLL from the exons ATGCGTGAATACAAGCTAGTGGTTCTTGGTTCTGGAGGTGTTGGAAAGTCTGCTCTG ACTGTACAGTTTGTTCAAGGAATATTTGTTGAAAAATACGATCCTACGATAGAAGACTCCTACAGAAAG CAAGTCGAAGTAGATGCACAACAGTGTATGCTTGAAATCTTAGATACTGCAGGAACG gaaCAGTTTACAGCAATGAGAGATCTGTACATGAAAAATGGACAAGGTTTTGCATTAGTATATTCCATCACAGCTCAGTCCACATTTAATGATTTACAGGATCTAAGAGAACAGATTCTTCGAGTCAAAGACACTGATGAT GTGCCTATGATTCTGGTTGGCAATAAGTGTGACTTGGAAGATGAAAGAGTTGTGGGAAAGGAACAAGGTCAGAACCTAGCAAGGCAATGGAATAACTGTGCATTCTTAGAGTCTTCTGCAAAATCAAAGATAAATGTTAACGAG ATCTTTTATGACCTTGTGCGACAAATTAACAGAAAAACTCCAGTGCCTGGAAAAGCACGCAAAAAGTCATCATGTCAGCTACTTTAA
- the SLC35E3 gene encoding LOW QUALITY PROTEIN: solute carrier family 35 member E3 (The sequence of the model RefSeq protein was modified relative to this genomic sequence to represent the inferred CDS: inserted 4 bases in 4 codons; deleted 2 bases in 2 codons), translating into MGWLPAXGRLVAGLLVNLAASICIVFLNKWLYVRLGFPNLSLTLVHSPLPGSGLYLCQALGAFSPKSLQPAQVLPLALSFCGFVVFTTLAADSKHIGTYQLAKAMTTPVIVVIQSVAYGKTFPLRIKLTLVPITXGVFLNSYYDVKFNVLGMAFATLGVLVTSLYQVWVGAKQHELQVNSMQLLYYQAPMSSAMLLFIIPFFEPVFGEGGIFGPWTLSAVIMVLLSGIIAFMVNXSIYWIIGNTSPVTYNMFGHFKFCITLLGGCLLFKDPLSVNQGLGILCTLFGILAYTXFKLSEQESNKSKLVQRP; encoded by the exons ATGGGCTGGCTGCCGG CAGGCCGGCTGGTGGCGGGGCTGCTGGTCAATCTGGCCGCCTCCATCTGCATCGTCTTCCTGAACAAGTGGCTGTACGTGCGTCTGGGCTTCCCCAACCTCAGCCTCACCCTGGTACATTCGCCATTACCTGGCTCTGGCCTCTACCTGTGCCAGGCGCTCGGCGCCTTCTCCCCCAAGAGCCTTCAGCCCGCGCAGGTGCTGCCGCTGGCCCTCAGCTTCTGCGGCTTCGTCGTCTTCACCACC CTCGCTGCAGATAGCAAACACATCGGTACATACCAGCTGGCCAAGGCCATGACCACGCCGGTCATCGTGGTCATCCAGAGCGTGGCT TACGGCAAGACTTTCCCTCTGCGGATCAAGCTGACCCTG GTCCCCATCA CTGGTGTTTTCCTCAACTCCTACTACGACGTGAAGTTCAACGTCCTGGGGATGGCGTTCGCCACCCTGGGCGTCCTGGTGACATCGCTGTACCAAGTG TGGGTAGGCGCTAAGCAGCATGAGTTGCAGGTAAACTCTATGCAGTTGTTGTACTATCAGGCACCAATGTCCTCAGCTATGTTGTTGTTCATCATACCCTTCTTCGAGCCAGTCTTTGGAGAAGGGGGAATATTTGGGCCCTGGACGCTTTCTGCTGTG ATAATGGTACTGCTGTCTGGAATAATAGCCTTTATGGTAA TGTCCATTTACTGGATCATTGGAAATACGTCACCTGTCAC GTATAACATGTTTGGACATTTCAAGTTCTGCATCACCCTCCTGGGAGGGTGCCTCTTATTTAAGGATCCATTGTCTGTTAACCAAGGCCTTGGGATTCTGTGCACGCTGTTCGGCATTTTAGCCTACA CCTTCAAGCTTAGTGAGCAGGAAAGCAATAAGAGTAAATTGGTCCAGCGTCCATAG
- the RAP1B gene encoding ras-related protein Rap-1b isoform X3 — translation MLEILDTAGTEQFTAMRDLYMKNGQGFALVYSITAQSTFNDLQDLREQILRVKDTDDVPMILVGNKCDLEDERVVGKEQGQNLARQWNNCAFLESSAKSKINVNEIFYDLVRQINRKTPVPGKARKKSSCQLL, via the exons ATGCTTGAAATCTTAGATACTGCAGGAACG gaaCAGTTTACAGCAATGAGAGATCTGTACATGAAAAATGGACAAGGTTTTGCATTAGTATATTCCATCACAGCTCAGTCCACATTTAATGATTTACAGGATCTAAGAGAACAGATTCTTCGAGTCAAAGACACTGATGAT GTGCCTATGATTCTGGTTGGCAATAAGTGTGACTTGGAAGATGAAAGAGTTGTGGGAAAGGAACAAGGTCAGAACCTAGCAAGGCAATGGAATAACTGTGCATTCTTAGAGTCTTCTGCAAAATCAAAGATAAATGTTAACGAG ATCTTTTATGACCTTGTGCGACAAATTAACAGAAAAACTCCAGTGCCTGGAAAAGCACGCAAAAAGTCATCATGTCAGCTACTTTAA